A stretch of DNA from Acipenser ruthenus chromosome 21, fAciRut3.2 maternal haplotype, whole genome shotgun sequence:
CCTCGTATTCCTACAAAAAACAATGTCGCTTGCAGTTTAAATGATTGTAAATTCTTTCAGATTCTGtcgaaggaaaaaaagaaaagaagaaagtaAAAAAGAATCAAAGGCCCTCATCCTCGTCTTCATCCTCCGATTCATCTTCCTCTACCTCGTCTTCCTCGGAGTCCAGCGACGCCAAGTCCAGGAAGAAGGCCAAACGCACACTGAAGAAGGTCAAAGCCAAGGAAAAGAAGGAGAAAAAGCAGCAGAAGAAGTTgagaaagaaaatgaagaaaCTGAGAAAGAAAGCAGAGAAGGTGGAGAAAGCAGTGCAGGCAGAGAAAGCAGTGCAGGCTGAGAAAGCAGCTACAGAGAAAGCAGCTGCCTTGCTGAAGGCAGAGGAAGCAGGTCTGGAGACCTGGCAAAGTGAGCCGGCGGTGGAGCTGGGACCAGGTGAGTTGAGCTTGGGTAAAACAGCctttgctttcacacagaggtaaataagactcctgttggaTAGCAGGTCGTCCATTCTTATTAAatatagtaaaaccagaaattgaccaaactgctatgcaataggagtcttatttccacccctgtaatATATAACACTGCAGAGCAACCTTCTCTTATGAGTTGGTCAGCAGATATTAATTAGTTCCTTGAATAGGGTACCATTTCAATGTAACTATAAGTTCTTGTCAGTCGCCCGTCTCAAGGTTTCAGTGAAGCAGAGTGGCGCAGGATTTTGGTAAGTGGAGCTCCAACACTATAATTAGCGATGGAGAGGACTGCATGATGGGGTACTGCTGTAGTAACTTTCCGTAAGGAAAGTGTAAAACCTCTTAAATGGCACTCTTGTATCCCATGCATTCGGCTCCAGCAATGACGGATGAGCAGAAGGCTCGACTctccaccaagaggcctatgacCAAAGAAGAGTGGGACGCCAGACAGAGCGTCATTCGTAGGGTCGTAGATCCAGAGACTGGGAGGACAAGGTaaagaaataattaaaacaaaaaaaacagaaaatgatttataGCATCAGAAAAAAGCAACAGGAAATACACCCATAAAAACAATGCAGTTTAGCTAGAAGTCGAATGAAATGAATTTGCTTACCTTTCATTGTAAGAATATTTGCCAGTACTTgagcaaatgtgtttttttgttttgttttggtttaccAAGCTATGAAATGCAGCTACTTTTAAATctgtagaagatttttttttttttttcttatcagcaTAATAATTCGTGACTGTTatgccaatttaaataaaaaaaaaaaaatcaaaaccagCAGCATTTCATAGCTAGGTGAACTCAATCAGGAAAACAATCAGTTTTCAAAGCACTGTGTGGCGTGTTGTGCAAAATTCTTGGCACCTAAGAACAGCAATACTGTATAACACAGCGGGTGTACTGTGGTCTACATCGTACCTGAAGTGACTTAAAATGCAGCTGGGATTGTATTAGTCCCATAGTAACCACTTCAGTAGCAGACCACTTGGGAGCactttaaataattacaattaagtACTTTGACCAAAAGCCaatgcttttataaaacagatgCGCCGCTCTCATTACAGGCTTTTGAGTTTGCAGCTGTCATCTGCTCTGCTAATGCTATTGTTATAATGTACTGCTGTGTACAACACCCTGGTTTCATTCTTGCTTTTGTTACAGGATTGTGAGGGGTGATGGAGAAATACTGGAAGAAATTGTAAGCAAAGAGAAGCACAAAGACATAAATAAGGTAACGATGCGCCTCTGGGTTAAGGACGTTATTCGACTCCCCTCGCAGCAAATATTCAAAACCATGAGTTGACTAGTAATGGCCCTTTAAAAATCCATTAGGTATTCCCTGAGGAACACCGCCAGTGCAGAGCAGCTCAGGAGAAGGGCAAGGGCCAGTAAAGATAGATTGTATTCGAAATTAAATCTCTTAAACGCATGTAAACCATTCAGACATTTCTACCACGGCAAAACGCATTAGAGCAGATAACCCATAAACATTTCAATTGAGGGGAATGGCGTTTTCCACCAGATCCCTATTCTTGTGACATGCTGCTGAAAGGAAAGTCTTTACCTGGAATCAGCCCCTTTCAAACCAGTCACTGCATTCACTCCTGTCATTAACAATCCGTCTTTCATGACTGCATAAAAACAACCTCTTCCTGTGCCACACAATAGCAGGGTTTCCATAACAAACCTACAGTATATAGCGACCACACCCTCTGAGCAATGTGCAAATCCACAATAGTATTCCCCCACCCCCGGAGGTAATCATTTTACACTCGCGTTGTTTTTTTGTCGCCCCACACAGCAAGCAACTTCAGCCGACGGTTACTATTTCCAGAAGAGAATGGGACTCAATCGCTAGAGCTCCTGAAATGGTTTCTCTCAGGAGAGTAGGTGAAGGAGCTGGTTTGGCTGACCTAACACCAGACAGGAATGTGGACAGTTAGGTTAACATTCCCTCTCCGCTTCAGTGGAAGAAGTAAACTActgatcttgtttttttattatttgtcttaTTCTTATTTTGTTGTAATCAGTTGGCATTGATTTTCTAAGCAGAGCAACAACCTTGGTAGAATATTAAGTGTTCATGTGGCAATGTTCATTGGCAGTGCCGTCAGGaaattaaaagtttattttatgtaaaacgTTTGGTTAATCTCTTTTAACTGGGTCATTATTTTCAAGAACATTAGAATCTGCTCTAAGGAAATATACTCTctaaagcagggcttctcaaactcagtcctggggatcactgtgtctgctggttttcattccagctgagctctcaattactgaactagaccctagTTAAAGTCAGACCCGGGGTCAGTTACAATTACAGCACAATTGCATGCTGtagtaattacaattatactacttaattaacatgtttactcttcTAAATAAGCAAGCATTAAATCACAGGTATAAATACAGAAACATGATATACAACTTTCAAACAAATGGGGCCATTAAAAGTGGATGAACATACAGGAATGACCACatgacaaataaatgcataaatgaaCTGCAATTGATCAATTATATAGAAGTTACACAGGTGTGCCAAtgtacattgtaattacaattaattGCGAATTGCACAGTTACAATTGCAGTTGAGCCCATGTCTGGGAGCAAAAAGCTCCAGTCCCAGCATCTCCAAAAGGTTGAGCACGAAATCTTTTCCTGTGTTAACTGTACTTATAAACAGAAGAATATATAACACTACAGCTTCCAGACTTCGTGCAGTGAAGAACTTTCGTTTCTCGGATGAAAACTGTAAAGGATAAAGGCAGCAGGATTGGTATGCAGGACAGGGAGCTGGCTGTAATCTGGAAGTATTTCAGTTCTACAAATGatgtatattatataaaaacacaaggaATGAATAAAATAGCTGTCCAATTTCTTTTAATCCACATAACGTACAATGATACTGTACACAAAACACACCCAGGCACTAGAACATTGCAACAACAAAGAAATATGTACGTCTGAAGTGTTAACACAAGTTAACAGTTCGAAACGTTATTTTTTTACACACtcattttgaaataaacacagaaaattgAAACTTTTAAGCAGAAGATTGAAGTTTGAAACGTTTTTTGTAAGTGGTGTGCAGTCTTTTTTCTGGTATAGCATatcataattttatatatatatatatatatatatatatatatatatatatatatatatatataattaccatTTTTAAGTTGCAATATTCACCTAAGTCCATATGTAAcatttctctttaaataaaatagaACACTTCTGAATACAAAATTTTTCTCTCAAATTGATCAATATATTCATGGACTTAAAACGCAGCAACAGAGGAAAATGTAAGGCTTCTGAACTAATATTTACCGCAGCAAAGCAGTACCTGATCTAGTGCACTAATtagacacttttcttttttttaggatCCCTCCCTTGCCACCAGGTTTGCCCGTATTTTGCCGCAGTGACGGCACCACAAGATGCCTGAAGATGTACGAACTGCATCTGGGTTAGTGAGGTAGGCCAAAGGATTGCTTCCGCCAACGCAgcgttcaagttcatcccacacGTGCTCAAatggattgagatccagggattaTGCCAGCCAAGGAAGGTGTGTGTTAAAGTCTGAGCAAATCACTGCCAATACCATCATGGTGGGCgctcacattattttaaaaaggtgtCCCTGTCTGAAGGCATTTATCCTTGTGGGTGGACTTGATCAGCAACTGTGTTTAGGTGCGTTCATTAAAATCAGCCTTCCAGGGGACTCGAAGGACACAGCCTGTTTGGAGGGTGCGGTGCAAACTGGAGGGAGGTGGATCCTAGCAAGTGTCCAACGAGTGAAGAACTACTGAATATGAACACGTTTGGAAAGGTGTACTGATCACACGAGTCACGCCTTGGCTAGACACATTGTGTAAGAGacagttttattttagtttgaaaaCTGTTCATGAAGTATTTATAAATGAAGATGCCAATCAGGTCAAACAGATAGAATTTCAGTATAGGGTTAGCTGATTGAACTAGTTGTGTTACTCAGTCACACTTCTGTGTGGAAAAGAAAACTAATTTTCTACTAAGTATGTAGGAGGTTATCTACTGTATATGTCAACCAGTACCCtcagttttatttatgtatttatctatcttatttaactgttaaattaaaatacaacccATTAGTAATATCTGTGCGATTACAGGCCTATTAAAATATAaaggtttaaaaatattttgtatttatatttttttgttatttattcattttcttttttttttttttggaattaaGCAGAAAATATCAGGATGTAATtctgtgtttttcatttcatcatgtggatgtgtgtgtgacaAAGTGAGGGAGAGATACGATTGGCTGCCGCCCACTCCCATCTGTACAATTCAGACAAATAAGCTATGAGAAGGACTCCATACATCCTGGGCGTAGTTCAAGGTGGCCCATTACTACCGAGCTCTTCTACAGCTGCACTCTGCTCCTTGCATTGGATATGGCAAGCCTGAATGAAACATAAAACTTCCTACTAGACAAATGTTATGAATTCATGCTGCGTTCTGCTACCCAAGTGTCTCAAGGTATGCATGACATAAATAAGTCTCAGGCAGGGCGCACGTTTCATGTAACTATCAGGTCCAAAAAAGCTGCATGGCGTTTCGAGCCATTCCAGGTGTCTTGTATTTATGCTACACTGCGCTTCCACAAAACATGCAAGATGCTTCTAGTAGAGCTCCGAAGTGTCCAAATGTGTGCCTGCTACACACTGGGAGTCTTGATTTCAAGCTCATTGGATGCATCTTAAACAAGACATCCAATACCAAGGATGTTTAACTACTGAGGTTCGAGGGTAAAGGGTTGTCTCTTGAATTACTGGTATTACATTATTCAAAGGCcagtttgtgtgtatttgtgggTTCATCAAAGGGTTGTAGAACCAGTACACGTGGCTCACTGATTGTCAATGctatgaagtttcttttaaaattatcATACAGCTGTGGAGAGTGGTCATAATATTGCACCTATGCATTGACAGTTACATTACTCTTGGTccataaaataaagtttgaaacagaaaaaatataataaaacctGAAGGATCCATCACCTTATATATCTACATAAATAACTCGCCTGTATATACCTACTTTTCAGAACATTTACATTAACTTTACACTATCTACACACATTATACGTTTTCGTTAAACTTTTGCAAAAGAGCTTGcaatttatttgaattattacCATCCGTTTCAAAGCACATTCAATACTTTACACTCAGCCAGAGCTATGTTTTTGGATTGAAGCCATATCCAAAATCTCCGAAGTTGTAAAAGTAAATGTCGTTACGCCGTTTCAGAAACCCTGCATTAGTACTTTTCCAGTGTTTCGTGTTATTGTACACTTACGATGAACAAAGATCTCAGCTGTACTGTGCAGGGCTCTCAGCCCGCTAATATCACAGTGTTACATGCCTCACTGTACGATCACATGCTAATGGAaaacactgtactgcatttgGATATGGCCTCATCCTAAAACATTCAAGACTTCCTATTTGGCACTTTGTCttattgttatgtatttttaTCATGTAAAATTTATATGATAGCAGCACGATTCAAAAAGTGTGCACCGCCTGCACATATCGATAGTCCCAGCTTAAAGGTGTGAAGAACACGGTGCTGTGGGTGGTGCACCCTTTGTGAATcacactgttatatatatatattatagatacaTATTAAACCCTGGATTGGCAATAAATAATAACTATCATGCACTACAGATAATAACGTGTAGCAACATGAGATGGTTACAAGTTCTTCATTCTAAAAGTTACTTAGTGCAAAAACAATGAGGTTATATAGTTGAGCTACAACAGCTAAGAAAAACGATTTGgccatgtgtttgttttctgtgtgtctgcctgtacCACACTTTCGAAGATTTCTCAAGGGGATGCCAAGGTGTAAATGAAGGCGTCTTAAAAAAGGGAGGATCTTTTACGTGGGTCATGGAAAGCCTAGGTGCGCCCAGCTACAAAGTCCAAACAAAGCAGAATCGACATGGTCCTCGTGGTCAGCCACTGAGTCTTTATTTCACAGCCTGTGAAACGATGTGTCCCAGTTAGATTTCTTAACTCTTAAATCTTTTGACATAGTTGCCCATTCAGGAACAAGCAACAACACTTAGTGgtcaagctgaaaaaaaaaacctacagtgtTTCTGAAGAGAATTGATTTGGAAAAGAGCTCTGTACATCAGTGTTGGAAATGTTAAACTATAACTGGCCCTGCCTCTGTTCATGTCACTCttccatcgttttttttttttttactactgttaatattattttcattattattattattctgtataACAGGAAACCTAAACCATTTGTTAAGGCCTCAAGTGACCTGCAGGCCATGCTGGAAATATCTACAAATTTACAGTAGAAttatttactactactactactataaaAGCAAGACTCTAAAGAAGAACCACTGCTCTCTACACTTACACAAGTCACTTCACTTGTGCTGGATTTCATGTACCCACCATTAAGGATCCACACCCATTGCACATGCTTACCAACAACATCCCGATCAGACGGTtcttaatatgtatatatatatactgtgaatGCGAAGGAGGCACGTATTTACACGCAAGAGTCTCAGAAACTCCTTTTGCCTTGCTTCTAACCAAGTTGCACTCTTCTCACCCCCTTTTCCCCATTTTTCAAGGTGTGTCCAGTTTGGCCGCCTACTTCTGATTTAAAACGACACTTTCCAGTTTGGTGCTGCTGCTGCGGCCCCAGCACCCCGCGGCGAGGCTCATGCTTCTTTGGCCTCGTTCAATCCTCTCCCGCTCGCTCTCGGACTGGCTCTGTGTTCGCTCGGGCTTGTTGTGGTTGGACTGGGAGCCGCTGGTGCCGGTGCTGGGCTGGGAGGAGATGGTGCGGAGCAGGTGCTTCCTCTTCCTCAGGAAGTCCGGGTTTCCACCCAGCCCGAAGCTGCCCTTCCGGAGGACCATCCTGGCGGTGCTCTTCGCGGGCCGCGAGCGAAGGCTGTACTCCAGCTGGGAGAGATGAGCCGCGTATCCGTCCGAGAtgaactgcaacacaaagacaacTCTATTCAACGCACTGCCTGCAAACCCTCTTTCTTTCCCCAGAGATTTATGTAAGAACATCAAAATTAGACTCTATAAATGAAGAAACAGTAAAGTGGTTACAGTAATAGTGAATGAATGGGTTTACAGTATTTCGCCACGTTTGAAACCCTTACAAcaagataatatttttttttacggtaCGATGTGATTCAGTACACTGGAGAAGGCACTAGCTATTATGTCTACACTGCTGGTTTCAGGTCACTGCTCTAATTAGGACTAATCTTGGTCTCCCTATTGCTACCTTAGGCAAGGCcgttcaagattagtgctgatcagaaTCTATGAAACCAGTTTGTTGTCAGTTTTACCTTGGCATTGAAACCAAGGGCTTGcctctatttaaaaaaactaaaagcgtTCTTTGAGCTGCCTTATTTCTCTGGTCTATGATGCTAGTAAAATAGCCTCCACATGTTGGAGGACACTCCACTCAGCACCCCTCTGCACAATAAACACTACGCTGACATCATGCAAGATCCACGGATTATTGTGCGTGCCAGTTCAGTACCCAACAGGACCCGCCCTCCTCAGACCCTCACCTGACACTGATGCTGCATCTTCTTGGTTGGTCGGCCAACGATGTAAATCTGAGACGGTGACAGTCCAATGGAGGAGTACACGGAAATGTCCTTCGTGGATCCATACGCTGCATACACCTTCATCTGAGCCTAGGAGCGAATCAATAAAGCACATTATAGCAACGCTTACTATATACactttatatatcatttttttaaatgccttatgcaacttattttttatttatattaaatgatacaGATAGATCATTTTAACTGCATATTAACAATGTTATGCTTATTCATCAcgatttaatttaaaacaagtaATTCTGTCAGTTTCAGACGTCATAGATGGGAGTCAACTAAAAGTTGAGATGCAGAAGACTTTGCCGGCTTAAAAacataataacttaaaaaaaaaaaaaaaaaaaacttacagcatTTGACCACCCAGTGTCACTGCGTGCAATGCAAAACTCCCAAGAATTAAGCTGTacactttcctgtaaataactggAATGAGAACCGTGCTGGCTGTATCTCACCTCTGTGATCAGGGACTTGAGAAAGTTGGCTTTGTGTCTGAGGGGGTCGTGCACCAGGCCGTCGCAGAAGGACACGATTCCATGGGGGAAGTTGTGCTGGGACAGCCACGCCACCACCCTCTGCTTCTGCATGTCGGGACGTCCCGTCACATAGATGATGAGGTACCCCAGGTCCTGCCAGTGTCTGAGACACGACACCACAGCCACGGTTAGtaatcaaacagaaaaaaataaacgtgTAACGCACTTTACATAATCATTTGTGACATCCACTTAACGGACAGAGAGTCAATTAAATTCCCTTTCAACCATGTTGCTGTTTTCTCAGTTTTAATGTCTGATAGTGacttttatttatacaaaagtGTGCTAATAATGTGTTCAGATTGTGTTCAGAAATGATCACTACCAATCACCCAGTTGATTAATGGCCCAGGACATAAGGATAAAAATATCAACACAATCACATAAAAGGATCCCAAAAAAACAGGTAGCACACAGGAAGCAACTCCAGATCTACAATATGCAAGTCAATGCTGCAATGATGAGTGAGCTGCAGAGACACGTACCTCACAACGTCCACAGCTCCAGCCCTGACCTTGGGGTCACTGCCCATGATGGAGACACTGGCTGCGAACGAGCCATCGATACTGAACACAACGAACTCCGTGGTTTTGGGGAGAACCGTCAGGTAGCTGTCTGCATTCGTGTGATCACCCCTGCAACAGAAGCACAGCGAGACAGGCATTACCAGATCGTCAGCTTTTACTATTTCAGTTGACAAGTACTGCCGCTCAGACTGCTGTAATCTGTTAACATTcgctttccttttgtttttattggagagCTTAAATCATCATTGCAAAGGAATTCTTTGCCTAGACTCCAGTAGTAGAGTGGGATATGAAACAGTAGTGCTTAGTTTGTTTTGGAGCAGACGTTGGCACTGCACAGCTTACCTGACCACCAGCTTGACCGGGTACACCCCGATGCCCAGCCGCTTGCTCTCAGGGATCACGTAGGAGATCCTGCCGCTGCTGTTAGTGAGCTCTGTGTCGAAGTAGACCCACTCTCCTGTCGGGGGCTGCATCATGATGTGAATATCCACCTGGAGGGAGGCACACAAGCAGCAAGCCACGTCAGTGGAGGCTGCAGGTTCTCTTGCCTCGTCATTTAAGAGCTTGCCGAGGTGCTGGATGGACAGTGCTGGTGACTGAGAGCAGTGGAACAGGCAGACAGTCTTTCTCGTAGGGGGTTGAGATGCTAGGTTGATCCCCGTTGAAACAGAGGCTCTCGAAATGAGAAGACAGCTTTGCCGCTTGCTTTCCACTGTGTGCACATTTCAAATCCTACATTTCACAACAGGCTCTGAATCTTTTTAAAACAACCCTCCCGCAGTTAACTAGGTGCTGGACAGTGTAAGTTTCTAACCACTAGACTTACCTTTTCTCCAGTGAGAGTGACCATGTCCAGTGGGCCGTACATAAACCTCCCATTGACCACCTGCTGCCCGTCCTCAGTGAAGACGGCATCGTTCACTCTGTGGTTAGCGGTCACGTTCTGGCACCGGGAAAAACAAATGGATTTTCATTTAAACAGATTGAAATTGTTAATTGATGAAATCAAAATACTAAATTAAAGATTTATAGAAGCCAGCCCTTTCACTGAACACcagtttaaaacacaaataccgaaacagctgtctgtgtacaagtactatattttactgtataaggaGCCCCTCACTACTGTTTTCTGATCGGTAAGATAGCGAAACAAATAGGGAGCACCGTACCAGTCTAccacaaaaacagtaaaacaatcaCCCTTATTTTGACATGCGTCCTCTTTCGTAACCACTTCTCCCGGGGCTTTGATGGGCTGAACTCGGACACCTCCTTCCCATCCAGCTCTAGGATACTGGAGTTCTCGTGTCTCATCACCTGGAGAGAAACACCACAGTTCTCATCATGGCTCTACCTGGCTGGGCGCTGGACTAAAGGCAGTAGAACATGGACCAGCGGCACTCCTCTGTGGCTCTTTcattccattccagtccaggatCTTGTGCTGGCCATGTCTCAGTTACACGGCCGAGCACTCATGGGCCTGGTTCTAGCTTGTTTGATTGAATCTTCACGTTCAATGAAGTAATTAACGGCCCTGGATTGCAATGAAAGATCCCGAAAGAGCCTCAAGTAAGGCTTGATTCCTTCCTTTGCTGTGCCGGTGTCCTGCGCCACGTACCTGCCTCAGGAGAAAGGAGACCACGTCTGTGGATTCCCAGTAGCTGGCGTGGAACAGGTGTGGCAGTGCCACTGTAGGGAACGCGGTCAACGCATCCGGGCAATAAAGAGCAAAATCAATTCTCTTAGTGCCCCACCATCGGGCTGCAACTGAGAGGAAAGCAGGAGCATATT
This window harbors:
- the LOC117428164 gene encoding ADP-ribosylation factor-like protein 6-interacting protein 4 — encoded protein: MGRSRSRDRSSSKSARPKKEAKKRSRSSSSSRAGSPYPDRKRPQSSSKNQDSVEGKKEKKKVKKNQRPSSSSSSSDSSSSTSSSSESSDAKSRKKAKRTLKKVKAKEKKEKKQQKKLRKKMKKLRKKAEKVEKAVQAEKAVQAEKAATEKAAALLKAEEAGLETWQSEPAVELGPAMTDEQKARLSTKRPMTKEEWDARQSVIRRVVDPETGRTRIVRGDGEILEEIVSKEKHKDINKQATSADGYYFQKRMGLNR